In the Colletotrichum higginsianum IMI 349063 chromosome 7 map unlocalized unitig_7, whole genome shotgun sequence genome, one interval contains:
- a CDS encoding Glucan-beta-glucosidase has protein sequence MADPSAPDNHPVSSPPGEPEPERDRSQQGRSSSAAKTNTRPAARGTAFYQRKRAVKACQVCRARRTKCDNLKPSCSFCLKVGATCIQSPVDLSSFDPASLKILERLDDLEELMRSVSVDGSPSHHKTRVVEAPRNPIQLEHRVETPDRGGGGGGGGPPIQLAMIIPPRPEHVMSWAIFRDLGNGIEANDTSLHVDHASSAVGNSPMSSLGAVDLEMRLINDLLDRFFSYVHVKNPILDETATRKMVSRTVLNGVDWSAESCLSLLICALGSLATPFGPSHETMPGSAAHANAQDYFRAAQKRLGGLFSSDDIIAAQCLFLSGVYMMCVFQPVKAWRHFVQALASCQQFPFLTPEAQQRYHSNAEAGDDDARDYYSIDTLQQAVYWSSWKSEREMRGDLYLPDFSLADQELGIYPPFFPTPPAPRAEVEEAADPRLARERTSWYFYLAEISLRRLASRISAEMVGLQREHSSTRQAYLAALAEAVPRYEEQAREWIASLPPSLSFSEPAEEDDVCRFVLRGHALNLYEQIYWPFTTAVLDGLGANPNFPRAAVSSGAVALANKGLDNHLYRLVVNRLGYRHRHHGTLPMMRSCSRSALVLAAAAILSQSESNGGRGVQDDGTPTLSLPSGWYEAIEEVIDLLAFWECETRDMETTRRLLEKACAMFSVPSPAAYRMGV, from the coding sequence ATGGCAGACCCGTCTGCCCCGGACAACCACCCCGTGTCTTCACCCCCCGGGGAACCGGAACCGGAGCGAGACCGAAGCCAGCAGGGGcggtcctcgtcggcggccaaGACCAACACTCGTCCAGCAGCGCGCGGGACCGCCTTCTACCAGCGCAAGAGAGCCGTCAAGGCGTGCCAGGTGTGTCGAGCCCGGCGGACGAAATGCGACAATCTCAAGCCGTCATGCTCCTTTTGCCTCAAGGTTGGGGCCACCTGCATCCAGTCCCCCGTCGACCTGTCCAGCTTCGACCCGGCTAGCCTCAAGATTCTGGAAcggctcgacgacctggaagAGCTGATGAGATCCGTGTCGGTCGATGGGTCGCCGAGCCACCACAAGACAAGAGTGGTCGAGGCACCACGGAACCCCATCCAGCTGGAGCACCGGGTGGAAACACCGGatagaggaggaggaggaggaggagggggaccACCCATCCAACTCGCCATGATCATCCCGCCAAGGCCGGAACATGTCATGTCATGGGCCATCTTCCGAGACCTCGGCAACGGGATCGAGGCCAACGACACGTCACTGCACGTCGACCATGCCTCTTCGGCCGTGGGAAACTCGCCAATGTCgagcctcggcgccgtcgacctcgagatGCGGCTCATCAACGACCTGCTGGACAGGTTCTTCAGCTACGTGCACGTCAAGAACCCGATCCTCGACGAGACGGCCACGCGCAAGATGGTCTCGCGCACGGTGCTCAACGGCGTCGACTGGTCCGCCGAGTCCTGCCTCTCGCTCCTCATCTGCGCGCTGGGCTCCCTCGCGACGCCCTTCGGCCCGAGTCATGAGACGATGCCCGGGTCCGCCGCCCACGCCAACGCCCAGGATTACTTCCGGGCGGCCCAGAAGCGGCTAGGCGGCCTGTTCTCGTCGgacgacatcatcgccgcccagTGCCTCTTCCTGTCGGGCGTCTACATGATGTGCGTCTTCCAGCCGGTCAAGGCGTGGAGGCACTTTGTCCAGGCGCTCGCGAGCTGCCAGCAGTTCCCCTTCCTCACCCCCGAGGCCCAGCAGCGCTACCACAGCAACgcggaggcgggcgacgacgacgcgcgcGACTACTACTCCATCGACACCCTCCAGCAGGCCGTGTACTGGTCGTCGTGGAAGTCGGAGCGGGAGATGCGAGGCGACCTCTACCTGCCGGACTTCTCCCTGGCCGACCAAGAGCTCGGCATCTACCCGCCCTTCttcccgacgccgcccgcgccccgggccgaggtcgaggaggcggcggaccCGCGTCTGGCACGCGAGAGGACGTCGTGGTACTTTTACCTCGCCGAGATCTCCCTCCGCAGGCTCGCGTCCCGCATCAGCGCCGAGATGGTCGGCCTGCAGAGGGAGCACTCCTCCACGCGCCAGGCCTACCTcgccgccttggccgaggcggtccCGCGGTACGAGGAGCAGGCGCGCGAGTGGATcgcctcgctgccgccgagccTGTCCTTCTCCGagccggccgaggaggatgacgtcTGCAGGTTCGTGCTCCGGGGCCACGCCCTGAACCTGTACGAGCAGATCTACTGGCCCTTCACGACCGCCGTGCTCGACGGTCTCGGGGCGAACCCGAACTTCCCTCGggcggccgtctcgtccgGCGCGGTGGCGCTGGCGAACAAGGGCCTCGATAACCACCTCTACCGTCTCGTCGTCAACCGGCTGGGGTACAGGCACCGCCACCACGGGACGCTGCCGATGATGCGGTCCTGCTCGCGGAGCGCCCTGGTgttggccgcggccgcgatCCTCTCACAGTCCGAGTCGaacggggggaggggtgtacAGGACGACGGTACCCCCACATTGTCCTTGCCCTCTGGGTGGtacgaggccatcgaggaggTGATTGACCTTCTCGCCTTCTGGGAGTGTGAGACGAGGGATATGGAGACGACGCGGCGCTTGTTGGAGAAGGCGTGCGCCATGTTCTCGGTCCCATCACCGGCCGCATATCGCATGGGAGTTTAG
- a CDS encoding Glucan 1,3-beta-glucosidase, which produces MSSLETSNPPLTLLRVSGTKIVDENGTEVLLKGAGIGGMLNMENFITGYAGHEHEHRAALAEVLGQEKADFFFSRLIHHYFTDADAALYASLGLNCLRVPFNYRHFMDDDNPSVIKDAGFALLDRIVDICARHNIYVILDLHAVPGGQNQDWHSDSGISRALFWEFRDFQDRAIQLWEALARHYAGNKVIAGYNPLNEPADPVHTRLIAWYERAEKAIRAIDPDHILFLDGNTYAMDFSAFSPDKTLPNSVYSCHDYSLMGFPLPEQYEGTEEQKQKLRQSLLRKVEFMQKAGVPIWNGEWGPVYQDPRTDPDAAATNEKRFALLKEQLAIYREFGGISWSIWLYKDIGYQGMVYVDPESPYMRLIRPFVEKKQRNGLDFWGCVDKSAVDGAAYAPFIARLKEQVPEHLQKKKYPKTWTFDRQVERVVRECLMSEYAGWEFAELFRGKTEEELEALAASFALENCRTRDQLNEYLREDAVKGNGV; this is translated from the coding sequence ATGTCATCATTAGAAACATCCAACCCTCCCCTGACGCTGCTGCGCGTCAGCGGCACAAAGATTGTCGACGAGAATGGCACCGAGGTCCTGCTCAAgggcgccggcatcggcggcatgcTCAACATGGAGAACTTCATCACGGGCTACGCCGGGCACGAGCACGAGCACCGGGCCgcgctggccgaggtgctcGGCCAGGAGAAggccgacttcttcttctcgcgcCTCATCCACCACTActtcaccgacgccgacgccgcgctgtACGCGTCGCTGGGGCTCAACTGCCTGCGCGTGCCCTTCAACTACCGCCACttcatggacgacgacaacccgTCCGTCATCAAGGACGCGGGCTTCGCGCTGCTCgaccgcatcgtcgacatctGCGCCCGCCACAACATCTACgtcatcctcgacctgcACGCCGTGCCGGGAGGGCAGAACCAGGACTGGCACAGCGACTCGGGCATCAGCCGCGCGCTCTTCTGGGAGTTCCGCGACTTCCAGGACCGCGCCATCCAGCTGTGGGAGGCGCTCGCGCGGCACTACGCCGGCAACAAGGTCATCGCCGGCTACAACCCGCTCAACGAGCCGGCCGACCCCGTCCACACGCGGCTCATCGCCTGGTACGAGCGGGCCGAGAAGGCGATCCGCGCCATCGACCCGGACCacatcctcttcctcgacggcaACACGTACGCCATGgacttctcggccttctcgccCGACAAGACGCTGCCCAACAGCGTGTACAGCTGCCACGACTACAGCCTGATGGGGTTCCCGCTGCCGGAGCAGTACGAGGGCACcgaggagcagaagcagaagctgcGGCAGAGCCTCCTGCGCAAGGTCGAGTTCATGCAGAAGGCCGGCGTGCCCATCTGGAACGGCGAGTGGGGCCCCGTGTACCAGGACCCGCGGACGGACCcggacgcggcggcgaccaaCGAGAAGCGGTTCGCGCTGCTCAAGGAGCAGCTGGCCATCTACCGCGAGTTCGGCGGCATCTCGTGGAGCATCTGGCTGTACAAGGACATTGGGTACCAGGGCATGGTCTACGTCGACCCGGAGAGCCCCTACATGCGGCTGATCCGGCCCttcgtcgagaagaagcagcgcAACGGCCTCGACTTCTGGGGCTGCGTCGACAAgagcgccgtcgacggcgcggcgtACGCGCCCTTCATCGCGCGCCTCAAGGAGCAGGTGCCGGAGCACctgcagaagaagaagtaccCCAAGACGTGGACGTTCGACCGGCAGGTCGAGCGCGTGGTGCGCGAGTGCCTGATGAGCGAGTACGCCGGCTGGGAGTTCGCCGAGCTGTTCCGCGgcaagacggaggaggagctcgaggcgctggcggcgagcTTCGCGCTGGAGAACTGCCGGACGCGCGACCAGCTGAACGAGTACCTgcgcgaggacgccgtcaaggggAACGGGGTTTGA
- a CDS encoding S-adenosyl-l-methionine-binding protein — MKLCNPTTWLALSLACGVLSTASEANVDNNGPLNKVAVADVHSEEETLASMPVDSFVEFHEVTVTIEEAPERPSPRHEQEKKNLLKRMSKSHGKWDTNHPRHRLLEALFGFSRYKPRQMAELDRYKGLYKHVSKAQKAVLEKTVKYSQKFETAEQLLDLNQQLCDEIVETALEFYGISHEELADHSKAKDNAGQAADRVSTSQALKHFVRDWSTAGTGERDDAFPCILDTLQTLFPDRSSRDIKILFPGAGVGRLGHEVAGLGGFEVTINEWSMFMNLAYRFLEAHPRPGTKALHPFVDSWSHHATTSDMFRGVSFPDRRVNASSVLLVEGDFTSAFKSDKGQYDVVVTHFFIDTARNIMSYLDSIHALLKPGGYWINFGPLLWGTGPFVQLSLDEIVAVSKSIGFEFVDGSEQCGGVTLQGEKVRGKEAVYGFNDKALTKNAYSAQSWVAKKAQ; from the exons ATGAAGCTGTGTAACCCAACCACATGGCTAGCCTTGAGTTTGGCCTGTGGCGTTCTCTCAACGGCGAGCGAAGCCAACGTTGACAACAACGGCCCGCTCAACAaggttgccgtcgccgacgtgcACAGCGAGGAAGAGACTCTAGCGTCG ATGCCCGTCGACTCGTTCGTCGAGTTTCACGAGGTCACCGTCACGATTGAAGAGGCTCCGGAGAGGCCAAGCCCGCGACACGaacaggagaagaagaacctCCTGAAGCGCATGAGCAAGTCCCACGGGAAATGGGACACGAACCACCCCCGCCACCGGCTGCTGGAGGCGCTGTTTGGCTTCAGCCGGTACAAGCCCCGTCAGATGGCCGAGCTTGACCGGTATAAGGGCCTCTACAAGCATGTCTCCAAGGCCCAGAAAGCT GTCCTCGAGAAGACCGTCAAATACTCGCAAAAGTTCGAGACGGCtgagcagctcctcgacctcaacCAGCAGCTATGCGACGAGATCGTCGAGACGGCCCTCGAGTTCTACGGCATCTCGcacgaggagctcgccgaccacagcaaggccaaggacaaCGCAGGCCAAGCCGCTGACAGGGTTAGCACGTCGCAAGCCTTGAAGCACTTTGTGCGTGACTGGTCCACAGCAGGCACCGGTGAGCGGGACGATGCCTTCCCGTGCATCCTAGATACTCTGCAGACTCTGTTCCCAGACCGATCCTCCCGAGACATCAAGATCCTCTTCCCGGGCGCCGGCGTGGGACGGCTGGGTCATgaggtcgccggcctgggcggcTTCGAGGTGACCATCAACGAGTGGTCCATGTTCATGAACCTCGCATACCGCTTCCTCGAGGCGCATCCGAGACCGGGCACGAAAGCCCTCCACCCGTTCGTCGACAGCTGGTCCCACCACGCCACGACGTCCGACATGTTCCGCGGCGTGTCGTTCCCCGACAGGAGGGTCAACGCGAGCTCCGTGCTGCTGGTCGAGGGCGACTTCACGTCGGCGTTCAAGTCGGACAAGGGGCAgtacgacgtcgtcgtcacgcACTTCTTCATTGATACGGCGCGCAACATCATGAGCTACCTCGACAGCATCCACGCCCTGTTGAAGCCCGGGGGTTACTGGATCAACTTCGGTCCCCTGTTGTGGGGGACGGGACCGTTTGTCCAACTCTCGCTCGACGAGATCGTTGCCGTGTCGAAGAGCATCGGGTTCGAATTCGTGGACGGGAGCGAGCAGTGCGGCGGTGTGACACTGCAGGGCGAGAAGGTTCGCGGCAAGGAGGCGGTGTATGGGTTCAACGATAAGGCCCTGACCAAGAATGCGTACTCGGCGCAGTCCTGGGTTGCTAAAAAAGCACAATAA
- a CDS encoding Ketose-bisphosphate aldolase class-ii family protein → MASPDGPQPTRVGFIGLGAMGFGMACNLLKKPSYRVQGHDVYAPSAERFVAQGGSTGESPREVAKTSDILVCMAVNAQQIDDILFNHQKGALQTLPENATVLLCSTVPPTYHETLSSRIAAAGRPDVLIVDSPVSGGTKRAADGTLSIFASGAPEALQRADGILRDMSEKLYIIPGGPGAGSKIKMVNQLLVGTHIAAASEAMGLAAKAGLNTREVYNIITNAAGNSWAFENRVPHMLDGDWTPLSALNIFVKDMGIVVSTARTLQFPVPLASVAEQLYISGAAHGYGAEDDSGLVRVFLPGAQNIVKEQAQAVKLTTQEKLTPSSTPLEISKIGMVGLGAMGQGMAGSLLRAGFAVHGYDVYEPAVDKFVSNGGNASRAASPAEAAKGADILVLMVQNAAQADDVLFGSGHAADALPDGAIVVLSSTVPPSFMRDLESKLTNLGKGISLIDAPVSGGVVRAANGTLTIICSGDDAVLSKINGPLLAMTGTSSNLCHVQGGVGAASSVKLINQLLAGVHIAAAAEAMAFAARLGLDTRRAFEILGSAAAWSWMFENRVPQMLDADWTPHSALAIFVKDLGIVLDEAKRLTYFAPISSAAHTLYLSGASHGWTKESDAGVVRLWELAGLSVSGNAGPKAQETTQEAQEDELEVEAGQEEGLPAQKTIESLPKEYSGDVISSTRKVVDNGEVPVLVVLDDDPTGTQTCHNIDVLTVWDAATLEYEFSLDPTGFFILTNSRALPSAEAKQLILEICQNVKQAAEKCGKAFEIVLRGDSTLRGHLPEEPEAAEEALGKFDAWVITPFFYQGGRYTINDVHYVKEGDVLVPASQTPFAQDATFGYRNSNLRKYVLEKCGSRFDESSFLSVTLDDIRVGGPAGVTKKLLSVAPGSNTVVIVNAAAESDMHVFVAGLLEAEKEGRRYLYRTGAAFVSSRLGITGIPPLTMADLGVSVTAGTKQPGGLIVAGSYVPKTTAQLKVLRERRGDKLTVIELDVAGLIESEEAAEKVVTAAAAETASKLSAGEDVLVMTSRKLIKGGDALSSLQIGSKVARALVQLVEKIDVRPRYLIAKGGITSSDAATKGLKMRRARILGQAAPGVPLWRCDEETSRHRGVPYVVFPGNVGSDSTLAEVVESWSIENVA, encoded by the exons ATGGCTTCCCCCGACGGCCCCCAGCCCACGCGCGTCGGCTTCATCGGCCTGGGCGCCATGGGCTTCGGCATGGCCTGCAACCTCCTCAAGAAGCCCTCGTACCGCGTCCAAGGTCACGATGTCTACGCACCGAGCGCCGAAAGGTTCGTCGCCCAGGGCGGTTCTACCGGCGAGTCGCCCAGAGAGGTGGCCAAGACCAGCGATATCCTGGTCTGCATGGCCGTCAACGCTCAGCAAATCGATGACATTCTCTTCAACCATCAAAAGGGCGCCCTGCAAA CATTACCGGAGAACGCAACCGTGCTGCTCTGCTCGACCGTTCCGCCCACGTACCACGAGACGCTATCGTCTCGCATCGCCGCGGCGGGCCGGCCAgacgtcctcatcgtcgacagCCCCGTCTCCGGCGGCACGAAGCGCGCAGCCGACGGCACGCTGAGCATCTTCGCCTCGGGTGCCCCCGAGGCCCTGCAGCGCGCCGATGGAATCCTGCGCGACATGTCGGAGAAGCTGTACAtcatccccggcggcccGGGCGCCGGGAGCAAGATCAAGATGGTCaaccagctcctcgtcggcacgCACATCGCTGCGGCCTCCGAGGCCATGGGCCTggcggccaaggccggcctCAACACCCGTGAGGTGTACAACATCATCACAaacgccgccggcaactCGTGGGCCTTTGAGAACCGCGTGCCGCACATGCTGGATGGCGACTGGACGCCTCTTTCTGCCCTCAACATCTTCGTCAAAGACATG GGCATCGTCGTATCCACGGCAAGGACTCTGCAGTTTCCAGTACCTCTCGCATCCGTCGCCGAGCAGCTGTACATCTCGGGTGCTGCCCACGgctacggcgccgaggacgactcCGGTCTCGTCCGCGTCTTCCTCCCCGGCGCTCAGAACATCGTCAAAGAGCAGGCCCAGGCTGTCAAGCTGACGACCCAAGAGAAGCTGACGCCGAGCAGCACGCCTCTGGAAATCTCAAAGATTGGCATGGTCGGCTTGGGAGCCATGGGCCAGGGCATGGCCGGCTCGCTCCTTCGCGCCGGCTTCGCTGTCCACGGCTACGATGTCTACGAGCCCGCCGTTGACAAGTTCGTGTCCAACGGAGGCAACGCGTCCAGGGCCGCCAGtcccgccgaggccgccaagggcgCAGACATCCTGGTTCTGATGGTACAAAACGCGGCGCAAGCTGACGACGTCCTGTTCGGCTCCGGTCACGCCGCCGATGCTCTACCCGACGGCGCCATTGTCGTCCTGAGCTCGACGGTGCCGCCCTCGTTTATGAGGGACCTGGAGAGCAAACTAACAAACCTCGGCAAGGGCATCAGTCTCATCGATGCCCCggtcagcggcggcgtcgtccgcGCTGCAAACGGCACCCTCACA ATCATTTGCTCTGGCGACGATGCTGTGCTCTCCAAGATCAACGGCCCCCTGCTGGCCATGACGGGAACTTCCAGCAATCTGTGCCACGTTCAGGGAGGTGTCGGCGCCGCTTCTTCCGTCAAGTTGATCAACCAGCTGCTGGCCGGCGTCcacatcgccgccgctgccgaggcTATGGCGTTTGCcgcccgtctcggcctcgacacaAGGCGCGCATTTGAGATCCTCGGAAGTGCCGCCGCGTGGAGTTGGATGTTTGAGAACAGAGTGCCACAgatgctcgacgccgactgGACACCGCACTCCGCTCTCGCAATCTTCGTCAAAGACCTCGGCATTGTCCTCGACGAAGCGAAACGCCTTACCTACTTCGCCCCGATTTCATCTGCAGCACACACCTTGTACCTTTCGGGCGCCTCGCATGGGTGGACGAAGGAGTCCGACGCCGGTGTTGTACGATTGTGGGAACTGGCCGGGCTATCTGTCTCGGGAAACGCTGGACCCAAGGCCCAAGAAACCACGCAAGAAGCTCAGGAGGATGAGCTGGAGGTCGAAGCAGGCCAGGAGGAGGGCCTTCCGGCACAAAAGACAATTGAGTCGCTGCCCAAGGAATACTCGGGAGACGTCATCAGCTCGACGCGGAAAGTGGTCGACAATGGCGAAGTCCCGGTTCTCGTGGTGCTCGACGATGATCCAACCGGCACGCAAACCTGCCACAACATCGACGTCCTGACGGTGTGGGATGCCGCAACTCTGGAATACGAGTTCAGCCTCGACCCCACTGGTTTCTTCATCCTGACCAATTCGCGAGCCCTGCCttccgccgaggccaagcagCTCATCCTCGAGATCTGCCAGAATGTAAAACAAGCAGCGGAGAAGTGCGGCAAGGCGTTTGAGATTGTCCTGCGCGGAGACTCGACCCTGAGAGGCCACCTACCAGAAGAGCCAGAGGCGGCCGAAGAGGCGCTCGGCAAGTTTGATGCGTGGGTCATCACACCCTTCTTTTACCAGGGCGGCCGATACACCATCAACGACGTGCACTacgtcaaggagggcgaTGTGCTGGTGCCTGCCAGCCAAACGCCATTTGCCCAAGACGCCACGTTCGGGTACAGGAACTCCAACCTGCGAAAGTACGTCCTCGAGAAGTGCGGTTCGCGGTTCGATGAGTCGTCGTTCCTTTCCGTCACCCTGGATGATATCCGTGTTGGGGGTCCCGCAGGTGTCACCAAGAAACTCCTGTCGGTGGCGCCCGGCTCCAACACGGTTGTCATCGTCAACGCTGCAGCAGAGTCGGACATGCACGTTTTTGTGGCGGGccttctcgaggccgagaaggagggaagaCGGTATCTGTACCGCACgggcgccgccttcgtctcCTCCCGCCTGGGGATCACGGGAATCCCGCCCCTGACAATGGCGGACCTCGGGGTGTCGGTCACGGCGGGGACCAAGCAACCAGGCGGATTGATTGTGGCCGGCTCGTACGTGCCCAAGACGACAGCACAGCTCAAGGTGCTCCGAGAGAGGCGAGGCGACAAACTGACAGtcatcgagctcgacgttGCCGGACTGATCGAATCGGaagaggcggccgagaaggttGTCACGGCTGCagcggccgagacggcgtcgaagctgagtgccggcgaggacgtgcTCGTCATGACGTCGCGAAAGCTGatcaagggcggcgatgcgCTCAGCTCGCTCCAGATCGGATCCAAGGTCGCGCGTGCCCTGGTTCAGCTGGTGGAGAAGATTGACGTTCGACCGCGGTATCTGATTGCCAAGGGCGGCATCACCTCATCTGATGCGGCGACCAAGGGGCTGAAGATGAGACGGGCGCGCATCCTGGGCCAAGCTGCGCCTGGTGTCCCGCTCTGGAGGTGCGATGAAGAAACGAGCCGGCATCGCGGGGTGCCATACGTCGTGTTCCCGGGCAATGTTGGCAGTGACAGCACGCtcgccgaggttgtcgagtCGTGGTCGATTGAGAATGTGGCGTAA
- a CDS encoding Fungal specific transcription factor — translation MTWHGMGWERMGMFKPRNGQKSAPLISKGRWSDACCRGAFFSLWLSLSSLRPPPPLGHLSALFPLSLPPSDTLSRVIVHSSPPVRPPCYCCCCRRRQKKKEGDPENFLPPSDFYPSRIMKRARVDGPDKTPSSASASGVASGQNVNVNNVHLPKISRKIRACQECQNRKIKCGIEPGQNQCARCSRLGLQCVVNKSLQTLLDSENEWKTKMEMQLQTLQASMMEVRRTLNLPQLIPPQQSYQYEAAAAAAAAATTTTGAGMSQSPVNPAGSQCSPGTTTGPSPVRPPDVTAMTRENSPEQTAQDNGEDQAIVSAPMASLFEVTKLRNIRSDPGARVHLHLPSSRAQEPDFIAQGKFSVQEAEHLFSTFRGTLNAYLWGGIALVHDNLTATRMSSPLLTAAILAVTALHEQDEGRAFDICYPTFLELASQTMFDRYHSLDDVRGLCIGAFWLSDISWKVSGLAVRIATELNLHQFCAKALNKGPQHVEKARLWYLLYVCDHHFSIAYGRPPVINEDATITHHEAFLTLPGITQADHRLHSQVGVFIILSSVFHTFGPDTSRQVARDEFEALKRYDADLGRWKLQWETRLVPDKHISKYPAKGVILHYHFARLLLFSICLRGLNPSNPSDQYAMSDERREFINLAIGSASAALELILTDADMRRAVIGVPLYLLTTIAYAAMFLMKVHAQWKAARLDVRYDDVVDLIERVVRLLEETNRCARHVAHYIGRGLSNMLDKFKERGPQMQQHLLQQQQQQQQQQRQYGGGDGQPGQGMPPVWNEGEMSQDWNQWMFSGEMMNNFGMGPEQYPLNMLDLLNSQMPG, via the exons ATGACATGgcatgggatgggatgggagaGGATGGGAATGTTCAAACCCCGCAACGGCCAGAAGTCCGCCCCGCTTATTAGCAAAGGCAGATGGTCAGATGCATGTTGTCGGGGCgccttcttttccctctggctctctctctcttctctccgccctcctccacctctcGGCCATCTTTCcgccctcttccctctctccctccctccctctgACACACTCTCTCGTGTGATTGTCCACTCCTCGCCCCCCGTCCGTCCACCTTGCtactgctgttgctgccgccgccgccaaaaaaaaaaagagggagaCCCAGAAAacttcctccccccttcgGACTTCTATCCTTCTCGGATCATGAAACGTGCGAGAGTCGACGGCCCGGACAAGACcccgtcttcggcctcggcctcgggggtCGCCTCCGGGCAGAACGTCAATGTCAACAACGTCCACTTGCCCAAGATTTCCAGGAAGATCCGAGCGT GCCAGGAATGCCAGAACCGCAAGATCAAGTGCGGCATTGAGCCCGGCCAGAACCAGTGTGCCCGCTGCtcccgcctcggcctgcagTGCGTCGTTAACAAGAGCCTCCAAACCCTGCTCGACAGCGAGAATGAGTGGAAGACCAAGATGGAGATGCAGCTGCAGACGCTCCAAGCGTCCATGATGGAGGTCAGACGCACCCTGAACCTGCCACAGCTGATTCCTCCCCAGCAATCTTATCAAtacgaagccgccgccgccgccgccgccgccgccaccacgaCCACTGGCGCCGGCATGTCCCAGAGTCCCGTCAACCCGGCCGGGTCACAATGCAGTcccggcaccaccaccggtCCCTCGCCCGTCCGGCCGCCGGACGTCACGGCCATGACGAGGGAGAACTCACCCGAGCAGACGGCCCAGGACAACGGCGAAGACCAGGCCATCGTGAGCGCGCCGATGGCGAGCCTCTTCGAGGTGACGAAGCTGCGCAACATCCGGAGCGACCCGGGGGCCCGGGTGCACCTCCACCTCCCGTCGAGCCGGGCCCAGGAGCCCGACTTCATCGCGCAGGGCAAGTTCAGCGTGCAGGAGGCCGAGCACCTCTTCTCGACCTTCCGCGGGACCCTCAACGCGTACCTGTGGGGGGGCATCGCGCTGGTCCACGATAACCTGACGGCGACGCGcatgtcgtcgccgctgctcACGGCggccatcctcgccgtcacGGCGCTCCACGAGCAGGACGAGGGCCGCGCCTTCGACATCTGCTACCCGACCttcctcgagctggccaGCCAGACCATGTTCGACCGCTACCacagcctcgacgacgtgcGCGGCCTGTGCATCGGCGCCTTCTGGCTGTCCGACATCAGCTGGAAGGTGTCGGGGCTCGCGGTGCGCATCGCCACCGAGCTGAACCTGCACCAGTTCTGCGCAAAGGCCCTCAACAAGGGGCCGCAGCACGTCGAGAAGGCGAGGCTGTGGTATCTGCTCTACGTGTGCGACCACCACTTCAGCATCGCCTACGGCCGGCCGCCCGTCATCAACGAGGacgccaccatcacccaCCACGAGGCCTTCCTGACCCTGCCCGGCATCACGCAGGCCGACCACCGCCTGCACAGCCAGGTCGGCGTCTTCATCATCCTGAGCAGTGTGTTCCACACTTTCGGCCCGGACACGTCGCGGCAGGTGGCCCGGGACGAGTTCGAGGCCCTCAAGAGGTACGACGCCGACTTGGGGCGGTGGAAGCTCCAATGGGAGACCCGGTTAG TGCCCGACAAGCACATATCCAAGTACCCCGCCAAGGGCGTCATCCTGCACTACCACTTCGCCCGCCTCCTGCTCTTCTCCATCTGCCTGCGCGGCCTGAACCCGTCGAACCCGTCGGACCAGTACGCCATGTCGGACGAGCGGCGCGAGTTCATCAACCTGGCCATCGGCagcgcgtcggcggcgctcgAGCTGATCCTGACGGACGCCGACATGCGGCGGGCCGTCATCGGGGTGCCGCTGTACCTGCTGACGACGATCGCGTACGCGGCCATGTTCCTGATGAAGGTGCACGCGCAGTGGAAGGCGGCGCGGCTCGACGTGCGCtacgacgacgtcgtcgacctcatCGAGCGCGTCGTGCGGCTGCTCGAGGAGACGAACCGGTGCGCGCGGCACGTGGCGCACTACATCGGCCGCGGGCTCAGCAACATGCTCGACAAGTTCAAGGAGCGCGGCCCGCAGATGCAGCAGCATCTGttgcaacagcagcagcagcagcagcagcagcagaggcagtacggcggcggcgacggtcaACCGGGCCAGGGGATGCCTCCGGTCTGGAACGAAGGGGAGATGAGCCAGGACTGGAACCAGTGGATGTTCAGCGGGGAGATGATGAACAACTTCGGCATGGGCCCGGAGCAGTACCCGCTCAACATGCTGGACCTGTTGAACTCGCAGATGCCGGGCTGA